The following proteins are encoded in a genomic region of Rhodoferax aquaticus:
- the tssJ gene encoding type VI secretion system lipoprotein TssJ, with protein MTRTLLPLWLLLSLIVAPCIAQNAKEPTKLMLMVEATAGANPDDSQRPSPIKVRIYELKDSSGFMEADYFSLDKSDKTVLAADMLSKDEFILRPGEIKKIERKSNPQATAIGVLAGYRDLPNAVWRTVFKLPEAPEAAWYRAMLPANKTVLQIQLQPQGIVLTEKP; from the coding sequence ATGACACGTACCTTGTTGCCACTGTGGCTCTTGTTGTCCTTAATCGTCGCGCCCTGTATCGCCCAAAACGCCAAGGAGCCCACCAAGCTCATGCTGATGGTGGAGGCCACAGCAGGTGCCAACCCTGATGACAGCCAACGGCCTTCACCCATCAAGGTACGAATTTACGAGCTCAAAGACAGTAGCGGGTTCATGGAGGCTGACTATTTCAGCCTGGACAAAAGCGACAAAACAGTACTCGCCGCCGACATGCTAAGCAAAGACGAATTCATTTTGCGTCCTGGCGAAATCAAAAAAATAGAACGCAAAAGCAACCCACAGGCGACAGCCATCGGTGTATTGGCAGGTTACAGAGACCTCCCCAACGCCGTCTGGCGCACCGTGTTCAAGCTACCCGAAGCACCAGAGGCAGCGTGGTACCGCGCCATGTTGCCCGCCAACAAAACAGTGCTGCAAATACAGCTACAGCCCCAGGGCATCGTGCTGACCGAGAAACCCTAG